CCCGTGAGTCGGCGCATCGGCTGTGGGGCTCGGTCTCGGGCTCGGGATGGGCTGTTCCGTCGTCCTTGGAGAAGCGTGCGTCGCGGCCTCGCGGTCCGTTGATCCGCCCAGCACGGCGAGCCATCCCGCCATCCCGGCCGGCACCGTCAGCAGCACTCCGACGGCAGTGACCAAGAGGGTGAGGATCGCCACCTTCACGACGAGCGCCGCACCGGTCCAGGCTCCGGCCACCCGCTTGACCAAGCCGAGCCAACGCCGTTCGCCGGGCAAGTCAGGTCACTGACATGTCGTAGAGCACGGCTTGAGTCTCGCCCTGGCACTCGCCGTCCTTGACTCGTGCGACGATCTTCAGAGCACTGACCTCACTGATGTCGACGTCCTGGAGCCCTCCAGTCTTGCCGTAGGCGACTGTCACCCCATCGATGAAGTCGGAGCCGTTGTACAAATCCACCGTCAGCTCGAGGTCTGAGGAATCCGCCTCGACTCCGGGTGCCGCGCGGAAGCTGAAGGTGTCCCAGTCCCCGTTCGCGCGGAACTCGACGACTTCATCTCGGTTCGAGCAGTCCGAGACGAGCGTCGCCAGTCCCGTCACCTCTCCCACCTGAGGTAGCTCCCAGCGCCCTTCCTCCCAGCCTGCGGCTCCCTCGTGGAAGTCGGTCGCTGAGTCGAGTTGCTTGGGCGCGCCCGCTGCAGCTGACGGACTAGGGGTCTGCGAGGGCGTTGAGCTGGAGGACTCGGTACCTGTCGGGCTCAGCGGGTCAGAAGGAGTCGGCGTGGCCGAGGAACTGGTGTTCGCCGACTCGCCCGGTGTCGGAATGGCACTCGAGGCGGTTGCGCTCGGCGACGCCTGCACGCTCGTGACCGGATCCGGCGGATCAGCTTGATCGGTGGATGCACCCGGGGCGCACCCGCACAGCAACAGCAACAACACCGCTGTCGTCAGCCTCGGTCCTGAGTTTTGGGCGACCATGAGCTTCTTCCCTTCGTCCGCAAAAGCATCGCACCCCAACTGGGGTTGCGGTGAAGAACGAAGAAGCTCAGCGTCTTCCACGACCTGCCAACGAGCTGAGGTGCCGTTGCCTGGTTCTCGGGCCATCGCGGACCGGAGAGTAGTCAGGTAAAGGACAGCGTGGCTGGAACCCGCTCCTTCGGCGCTGGCACTACTCCGGCGCAATGGGTTCGCAGCGAGTTTCATCGGCCGTCTCGGTGGCTGCGCCCCGGCGTCAACGTTGTCGCCCAGGCACCACCAGCCGAGCCGGTAGCCGCACAACCGGTATCACTTGAGCATCCCGGACAGAGAGATGATCACACAGGCACGGCTGGCCAGGTGATGAGCACCACCTGCGGGGCCGCACGAACTCAGCGCAGCTTACCGAGGAATCCTTTCCCTCACGTCCCATGCTGCCGGAACCCACGGCCCGCCGAGTGGCTCTTCCGGCTTGAGGGACTTAGGGGCGCGGGGCCCGACGACGCAGACCCAGCACGAGCAGCACCAGCCCGACCACGACCAGGACCAGGCCGATCACCAGCCAGGTGCTGTCGCCGGTCATGAAGCTCCCCGGCAGCACCCCCGCACCCTGCAGCGACCACACGCCACCGATCACCAGCGCGATCGCCCCGAGCACCAGCATCCACGTCCTGCGCACGTCAGTCTCCTCCTCGGGTGCGGTGGAGCTCACCGGCACGCCAACCGTAGTCCACGTCCTGCAGCACGAAGGCGGCGCTCAGCCGGGCGTCCGCCCCAGCGAACCGGCCGCGCTCGAGGAAGGCGGCCCGGCGGAGGTCCACCGCGACCGGCGCGGGCTGGGGGACGTCCGGACGCGTGGTCACCACCACGACCCCGTCGGGGTCGGGTGAGAAGCGGTTGGGTGGCGGGGCGAACCGGCGGGCGGTGCGGGCGTCGGGCAGGACGCCGCCGGCGGGCACCCGCTCCTCACCCGGGTGCGCGGTGAGGGCGAGGTCGCCGGCGCCGTCCCCGGAGCGGACGTCCAGCTGCAGCTGCTGGCCCACCGGGGAGAACCGCCCGTCGAGGCGTCCGTGCGGGGCCCGGCTGGTGAGCTGGCCCCCCAGCACCGACGCCCAGCCGCTGGACCAGCCGGCCAGCGGACGCAGCCCGCGCAGCACCCGGCCGCGGGCGGTACGCGGTCCCGAGCGGGCCGTGGTGGTGCAGAACACCGACCAGGTGAGCAGCACCGTCGACCCGCTGCCGAGGGCCGGTGGCACCCCGTGCGGTCGGACGTCGGTCAGCTCCAGCACGGTCGCGGCCAGGAACGCCCACTCGCGGCCGTCGGCGCCGGTGTGGGTGTCCAGGGCCAGGCCGGGGTCGGGCAGGTCGGCCACCGTCGCCGGTGGGACGGCCCAGCTGAGGGCCAGCGCGTGCCGGAGGTGGGCGTCGACGGCCAGCGGGGCGCGTTGCAGCCGGTTCAGGCCGCGGCCCAGGAGCCGGGCGGCGGTGCGCAGCGGCCAGGTGGGCGGGTGGACGACGACCATCAGGACCCCCAGGTGGTGGTGACGCTGCCCCAGATCAGGGCGGCGTCGTCGGCGGCGAGGCCGGAGTCGCCGGGGGCCGGCTCGGCCAGGGAGCGCAGCACCACCGCCCCGCCGGGACGCACCGCGTGGCGGACCGCGACCTTGAGCCGCGCGCCGTACTCCGGCGGGGCGCCGTCGAGGACGTTGGACAGGGCCACCGCGTCGTAGTGGCCCACCGGCACCGACTCCAGGTGGCCGGCCACGTCCCGGGCCACCCAGGAGATCTGGTCGGGGTCGACGTCGGGCAGCCGCCAGCCGGGCTGCTCCTCCCCCGACAGCAGCCGCCAGGCGAACCGGTTGTCCCGCATGCCGTGCCGGCCCAGCCCCCGGGCCAGCCGCGCCCGGAGGATGTCGTCGAAGCGGCGGGGGATGAAGCGGCCGAACTCCTTGGTCAGGATCCGGGCGGCGAACGTCCCCGGACGCAGCGCCCCGGCGACCAGCCAGCGCACCACCCGGGTGTCCAGGTGCCGGCGCCAGTAGGCCAGGGCCTCCTCCGGTCCGGCGGTCTGGAGGACCGGCCAGAGCCGTCGTAGCCGCCACCCCGGCGCCACCGGGCGGAGCATCGAGCGGCCCGCGGTCATCAGCGACTCCGCCGACCCGCGCACCGACTCCCCCTCGCCCAGCCGTCGGCGGGCGTAGGCGAGCTGGTGGGGGTTGATGTCCACGGCGGTCACCCGGTGCCCGGCGGCGGCGCAGGCCGCGGCCACCTCCCCGGAGGCGGCGATGACGCAGACCCGACCGGGGGCCCCGAAGGCCTCCAGCTCGATCCGCTGGTCCTCGTAGCTGCGGCCGAAGAGCACCCGCGGCGGCCCGAAGCGCACCAGACGGCCGCCCTGCCAGGGGGTCACCGGGGGTGCGGACATGGGTCGGAGGCTACTTCTTCTCCGCCTTGGTCGGCTCGGTGGTCGACAGCGCGGCGACGAAGGCCTCCTGGGGGACCTCGACGCGGCCCACCATCTTCATCCGCTTCTTGCCCTCCTTCTGCTTCTCCAGCAGCTTGCGCTTGCGGGTGATGTCACCGCCGTAGCACTTGGCGAGCACGTCCTTGCGGATGGCGCGGATGGTCTCCCGGGCGATCACGCGGGCCCCGATGGCGGCCTGGATCGGCACCTCGAACTGCTGGCGCGGGATCAGCTCCTTGAGCTTGCCCGCCATCATCACCCCGTAGCCGTAGGCCTTGTCGCGGTGGACGATGGAGGAGAAGGCGTCCACGGGCTCACCGTGCAGCAGGATGTCGACCTTGACCAGGTCGGCGGCCTCCTCGCCGGCCTCGTCGTAGTCCAGGCTGGCGTAGCCCTTGGTGCGGGACTTCAGCGCGTCGAAGAAGTCGAAGACGATCTCGGCCAGCGGCAGCGTGTAGCGGATCTCGACCCGGTCCTCGGACAGGTAGTCCAGCCCGAGCTGGATGCCGCGACGGGCCTGGCACAGCTCCAGGATCACGCCGATGTACTCCGCCGGGCTGAGGATCGTCGCCCTCACCACCGGCTCGTACACCTCGGCCAGCTTGCCGTCGGTCGGGTACTCGCTGGGGTTGGTGACGACCATCTCCCGGCCGTCCTCCATCCGCACCCGGTAGACCACGTTGGGGGCGGTGGAGATCAGGTCGAGGTTGAACTCCCGCTCCAGCCGCTCCCGGACGATCTCCATGTGCAGCAGCCCCAGGAAGCCGATCCGGAACCCGAACCCGAGGGCGCCGGAGCTCTCCGGCTCGTAGGTCAGCGCGGCGTCGTTGAGCAGCAGCTTGTCCAGCGCCTCGCGCAGCTCGGGGAAGTCGGCCCCGTCGATGGGGAACAGACCGGCGTAGACCATCGGGTTGGGGTGGCGGTAGCCGCCGAGCGCCTCGGTGGCCGGGCGGACGCTGGTGGTGACGGTGTCACCCACCCGGGACTGGCGGACGTCCTTGACCCCGGTGATCAGGTAGCCCACCTCACCCACCCCGAGCGACGGCGACTTGACCGGCTCGGGTGAGATCACGCCGACCTCGAGGGTCTCGTGGGCCGCCTTGGTCGACATCATCAGCACCTTCTCGCGGTGGCTGAGCTCGCCGTCGATGACCCGGACGTAGGTGACCACGCCGCGGTAGGTGTCGTAGACGGAGTCGAAGATCAGGGCGCGGGCCGGGGCGTCGGCGCGACCCTGCGGGGCGGGCACCTGGATCACGATCTCGTCCAGCAGCTCCCGGACGCCCATCCCGGTCTTGGCCGAGACCCGGAACACGTCCGACGGCTGGCAGCCGATGATGCCGGCCAGCTCGGCGGCGTACTTGTCGGGCTGGGCGTTGGGCAGGTCGATCTTGTTGAGCACCGGGATGATCGTCAGGTCGTTGTCCAGCGCCAGGTAGAGGTTGGCCAGCGTCTGGGCCTCGATGCCCTGCGCGGCGTCGACCAGCAGCAGCGCACCCTCGCAGGCCTGCAGCGAGCGGGACACCTCGTAGGTGAAGTCGACGTGGCCGGGGGTGTCGATCATGTTGAGCACGTAGGGCTTCTCGCCCTCACCGAGGTCGGCCACCCACGGCATCCGGACGGCCTGGGACTTGATGGTGATGCCGCGCTCGCGCTCGATGTCCATCCGGTCCAGGTACTGGGCGCGGGCAGCCCGCTCGTCCACCACGCCGGTCAGCTGCAGCATCCGGTCGGCCAGCGTCGACTTGCCGTGGTCGATGTGGGCGATGATGCTGAAGTTGCGGATGATCGCGGGGTCGGTCGCACCCGGGGCGGGCGGACTGGCGGTCGCGCGTGTGGTCAACGGTGCTCCAAGGTGGGGGCTGGACTGACGTCCATCCTCCCACCCCGGCACCGCGAGCCAAAGTCAGCGCTCAGGCGCCGCCGCCGCCGGCCTTGCGCCGGTGCATCGCGGTGGGGATGTGGCCCTCCACCGGGTGCATCCGCTCGCTGCCGTCGGGGTTGGAGCCGGCCGACGTCGGGTGGGACTTCTGCTTCTTCTTGTCCAGCGCCTCGCGCATGCGCCGCTTGACGTCGTCCTCGGGGCCCTTCGCTCCTGGTCCGGTCATGGGAGCTCCTTCGTCGTCGTCCGGTGGGGGCCCCACTCTGCCCTGCCGTGTAAGGGCTCCGCCACCGGGTTGGCGCCGTGACCGCTGCGGGTGGCAGGACCACGTCAGCCCGGCAGCGGGGCCAGGGCGACCAGCGCCGCGCTCAGGCCCAGCACGGCGACGGCCAGCACCGCCTCCGCCCCGACCACCCGGACCAGCCGGCGCAGCTGGTGGGCGCGTCCGCGGGAGGGCTCGCGACCCTGCCGCCGGCGCTGGCCGGCCAGCGACAGGTAGCGGCGGACCCGGCGGTGCAGCACCAGCACCGCCACGACCACCAGCACCTTGACCACCAGCACCAGGCCGTACCAGGAGACCACCAGGGGCCACGGTCCGCCGGTGGTCAGCAGCGCGTCCACCACGCCGGTCAGCGCGAGCACCGCCAGACAGGTCGTGGCCAGCCGGGCGAAGCGCTCCAGGGCGAGCTCGCCGGCGTCGGCGGTCGCCCGGGGCAGCAGCGAGAGCGCCAGCACCAGCAGCCCGCCGAACCAGGCCGCGGCCGCGAGGACGTGGGCCAGCAGCAGGACCGCCGCCAGCACGGACCGTGGCCCCTGGCCGCCGTCGGCGGGCAGCACCACGGTCAGCCCGAGCACCACCGTCAGGACCAGCACCACCGTCACCCCCGGCGCGCCGGGGCGCCACCGCCCGCCCCGGGAGGCCCGCGCCAGCTCGGGACCGAAGAACAGGGCGAGCGCCAGCAGCGCCAGCCGGAGCAGCAGCCAGGGGACGTCGGGGCGCTGCAGCACGTCCTCGACCGGGCGCCCGGCCAGCAGGTCCGCCAGCGGGACGGCCAGCGTCGCCAGGGCGGCCGCACCGGCGCCGGCGCCGGCCACACGCGCGAGCCAGCGGGTCGGCCACAGCCAGGCCCAGGCCACGACCGCGCCGACGAGCAGGGCGAGACCGAGGTGGAGCAGCACAAGGCTGGCTCCAGCCAGCAGCAGGTCAGGATCCGGCACCACGATCAGCCCGGCGTGGGCAGGTCGAGCTGGACCAGCACCAGCGACTGCTCCGGCGGCAGCGGCTCGCTGAGGGTGAGGAACCCGTCACCGGTCGCGGAGCAGGTGGGGTCCGGCAGCAGCGGGCAGCTGAGGTTGAGCACCGACGGCCCGGTGACCACGAGCACCACCGGCTCCGAGGCCTCCGGCCCGGCGAGCGGGGCGACGGCGCCCAGCGCGCGTCCGGGGACCGACGGGGTGGACATCACGGTCGCACCGGTCAGCCGGTAGCGCAGCTCCACCCGGTCGGTGGGGACGTCCCAGGTCAGCGGCACGGGCCCGTCCACGGTGCTCACCGCCCGCACCGGCTGGCCCCCGGCGCTGACCTGCAGGTCGGAGGCCTCGGGGGTGGTGCCCTCGAAGGAGGAGCCGGCGCCGGCGAGGTCGGGCGGGGCGAGCTCGAGCCCGGTCGCCGGCTCCGGCAGCAGCACCCGCTCCACCACGGTGAAGGATCCGTCGCGTTCGGGCACGGCGACCAGCAGGGACCCCGGCTCGGTCAGCCACGGTCCGGAGGTGGGCAGCGGGACCGGCGGGACGTCGGTGGTCCGGCGGTCCTCCTCGTCGGCGCTCCCCGAGGGGGTGCTGCCGGCGGAGGAACCGTCCGAGGGCGCGCCGCCGGCCGACGGCGACGGGCCCGCGGTGGCCGACGTGGGCTCCGGCGGGGTTGCGGTGGAGCGCGAAGCCCCCGGGAGGGCCGAGGCGACCGCGGCCGCGAGCAGCAGGGCGACGGCCACCCCGCCGAGCAGGCGCCGTGCGACGGCACGCCGGTGGGACACTGCGCCACCTCCCCCGAGTGCGGCTCGATTCTGCGGACCACCCCTGCGCGGGGCGTCCGCGGCCTAGACTAGGCGAACCCCGGTCAGGCTGGGCGGGGTTGGGACGACCCACGGCTGTCCAGGCCGCGGTCGACGCGATTCGGGGGAATCACATGAGTCGGAGCGGACGAGCCGTGCTCGCCGGCGTGGCGCTGGGCGTGGTGGTCGCCGGGGCGCTGGCCCCGGTGCGCAGCGCGGCGGCGGACGAGGCGAGCATCTACCTGGTGCACGGGCTGGCCGAGGGGTCGGTCACGGTCAGCGTGGACGGCGACCCCGTCACCGAGGGGCTGGCCGCCACCGAGGTGGCCGGGCCGTTCGACGTGGCCGCCGGCGAGCGACAGGTCACCTTCACCACCGAGGACGGCAGCGAGGTGAGCAGCAGCGTCCAGCTGGAGGCCGGCGACAGCTCCGACGTGGTGCTGCACCTCCCGGCCACGGCCGACGGGGACCCGGTGGTGACGGAGTACCCCAACGACCTCTCGGCGGTGCAGCGGGGACGGGCCGCGGTCGCGGTGGCGCACACCGCCGCGGTGCCCCCGGCCGACATCCGCGTCGACGGCGAGGTGCTCTTCGCCAACGTCGCCAACGGTGAGTACCTCTACGAGGTGGTGCCCGCCGGCTCCTACGAGGTCGACATCGTGCCCACCGGCCAGACCTCCCCCGCCGTCCTCGGCCCGCTGGAGCTCGAGCTGACCGCCGGGGCGCTGACCCGGGTGTACGCCGTCGGCGACCCCGAGGACGACACCATGGACGTGGCCTCGCACGTGATCCGCACCGGCACCTCCGGCAGCGGGCGGCCGCAGTCGGTGGACACCGGGCGCGGCGGTCTCGCGGACCGGTTGCTCGACCGGCGGTGAGGCTCCCCCGCTCGGTGCGGGTGGGCTCCGGCGCGGCGGCGTCGCTGCTGGTCCCCCTCCTGCTGCTCGGCTGCGCCGCGCCGGTGGCACCGTCCGGGGCACGGGGCGGGGCACCGGGCGGGGACGCCTCCGACCCGGTCGCCGCTGCCTCGAGCCCGGTCCCGGTGGCGAGCGAGGCACCGCAGGCCGAGCGGGCCTCGTCCCGCTTCGTGCCCGAGCGGATCGGGTTGCCCGGGGGCGTCGAGGCCCCGGTCGTCCCGGTCAGCACGGTCGGGGCCGAGCTGGTGGTCCCCGAGGACGTGAGCCAGGTCGGGTGGTGGGACGGGAGCTCCTGGGTGGGCGACCCCTTCGGCTCGGTCGTGGTGGCCGGTCACGTGGACTCCCTGGACGGGTTCGGTCTGTTCCACCGGCTGTGGTCGACCGAGGTCGGGGACGAGGTGGTGCTGAGCGCAGGGGAAGGCCGTCAGGCCTACCGGGTGAGCGAGGTTCGGCGGGTGCCTCGTACCGACCTGGTCGACGACGGCGAGGTCTTCGACGCCGACGGCGACCCGCGCCTGGTGCTGCTGACCTGCGTCGGCGCCTACGACGCGGCCCGCGGCGGGTACCCGGAGAACCTCGTGGTGGTGGCCCGGCCGGTCCGCTGAGGGCTGTCCCGGCCGAGGCTGCTGTGGCAGGGTCGACGGTGAGGAAGGAGGCGCCGTGGGCCCCGTGAACCGTGTGCTCGGGCTCTCGTGCCTGCTGCTGCTCTCCGCCTGCTCCGCCCCCGGCCCGGACGCGGTCCCGGCCGCCACCCCCGCACCGGACCCCGACCAGCTGCTCTGGGGCGGCGCCACGCTGCTGCAGCAGGCCGACACGGAGCCGGAGCTGTGCCTCGGGCCGGTCCAGGAGTCCTACCCGCCGCAGTGCGGTGGACCGACCGTGGTCGGGCTGGACTGGGACGACGTCGAGGGCGTCGAGCGGTCGGCCGGCGTTACCTGGGGCTCCGCCTACGTGGTGGGGACCTACGACGGCTCCACGTTCACCCTCGACCGGCCGCCCAGCAGCTCGCGTCCGGACGGCGTCCCGGAGCCGAGCCCGGTCCCCGACCCGGAGCACCCCCGGCTGTGCGAGGACCCGTACCGCGGCGGCGACCGGTCGAGCGAGGGGGACCAGGCGGCGCTCGGGCGGGCGCTGGAGGACCTGGACGGGTACGTGACGTCCTACGTCTCCGACGGCGACTCGATGGTCAACGTGCTGGTCACCGGGGACGCGGAGGAGGCCCACGCCGAGCTGCGCCGGGTGTGGTCCGGCGGGCTCTGCGTGGTCCAGCGCGACCTGCCCACCCAGGAGGCGACGAGGGCCGCCCGGGACGCGCTGTCGGTGGACGCGGAGGATCTCGGGCTGCTCACCCTCAGCGGGATGGGCGTGGAGGGGTGCTGCACGTGAGGGTGAGGGTGGCCGACGCCCCCACGGTCTCCGCGGTCCAGGAGCGGGTGGCGCGGTGGCTGCGTCCTGAGCAGGTGGTGGTGGACGGCGCCCTGCAGCCCCTGCCGGGGTGAGCCCGGTCGGCTCGTTTGGCCGCTCGGAGCCGGGTTGGTAGAGTGCACTGTCGCTCCGGGGACGGCTCACGCCGTCGTAGGAGCACCACCGACCAGACCAGATCGACCAGACCAGAGGCTTGCCCAGTGGCGAACATCAAGTCCCAGATGAAGCGCATCAAGACGAACGAGAAGGCTCGTCTGCGCAACAAGGCTGTGAAGACGAACCTGAAGACGTCGATCCGCCGCTTCCGCGAGGCCGTCGAGGCCGGCGACACCGTGAAGGCCCAGGCGGCCGCACAGGTGGCCTGCCGCAAGCTCGACAAGGCTGCCTCCAAGGGTGTCATCCACCCCAACCAGGCGGCGAACCGCAAGTCGGCCATCGCCTCCAAGGCGGCCGCTCTCAGCTGACCCCACCGGTCCCCGGACCGGTGGACGAGCCCGATCACCCCTGGTGGTCGGGCTCGTCGTCGTCCCCGGACCCGTCGCGGGTCAGCGGCCGGTGCGGCAGCGGGTCACCCCGAGCACCGCGCTCTCCAGGGCGTAGTCGGGGTCGTTGGCGGCACCCTTGATGTCGGCGTCGGCGCGGGCCACGATCGATATGGCCCGGGCCAGACCCGGCTGGTCCCAGCCCCGCAGCTGCTGGCGCATCGACTTGATCTTCCACGGCGGCACCCCGACCTCGCGAGCGATGTCGCCGTCCCTCATCCCGGTGGAGGGCAGGCTGACCAGCTTGCCCAGCCCCCGCAGCCCCGAGGCCAGCGCGCTGCTGACCAGCACGTGGGCCACCCCCGTGCCCAGCGCCCACCGCAGCTGCTCCATCGCCTGGTCGGTCCGCCCGGCCAGGGCGGCGTCGGCCACCGCGAAGCTGGTCACCTCGGCCCGCCCGCCGAAGTAGCGGCGGACCAGCGCGTCGGTGATCTCCGGCCCGTCGGCGTCGGCCACCAGCTGGGAGACCGCACCGGCCAGGGCGCGGAGGTCGTGACCGACCGCCTCGACCAGCAGGGTGGCGGCGGGGGCCTCGATCCGGGAGCGGGCCCGTCGCACCTCCGCGGTGACGAACTGCGGCAGCTCCCACGCCTTCAGCGACGGGCAGTCGACCACCTGGACGCCGGCCTTCTTCAGCTTGTCCAGCAGGCCCTTGCCCTTCACCCCGCCCCCGTGCACCAGCACCACGGCGCACTCGGGCTCCGGCGCCTGGGCCAGCTGCAGCACCTGGTCGGCCAGCTCGGCGGGGAGGTTGGCCAGGTCGCGGACGACGGCGACGGAGGAGCTGGCGAACAGCGACCCACCGGTGATCTCAGCCAGCTGACCGGAGTTCAGCTGGGGCGCCTCGACGTCGTGCAGGTCGGCGTCGGGGGCCTCCCCACGTGCCGCGTTGACCAGCTCGTTGACCGCGCGCTCGGCGAGCAGGCTCTCCGGCCCGCTGACCAGCACCACCCGGCCGAGGACCGACTCCCTGACTGCCACGCCCTCAGCATGCCAGCCCGCACCGACACCCGCGCCCCGCTCAGCGCTCGGTGGTGACACGGACCGCGTCCGGGCCGCCGGACAGGGCCACCGAGCCGGAGGTGTCGGTGCGCAGCACCCGGGTGCCGCTGGTCTCGAGCAGCTGCAGCGTCCGGGCCGCGGGGTGGCCGTAGGAGTTGTCCCGCCCCGCGCTGGCCACCGCGAGGGCGGCACCGCTGGCCCGCAGGAACCCCGGGTCCTGGTCGGCGGAGCCGTGGTGGGGCACCTTGAGGACGTCGGCCTCCAGCCCGGCCGTGCCGACCAGCCGCTGCTGGGCCTCCGCGCCGATGTCGCCGGTCAGCAGGACCCGGACGCCGGAGACCGTGGCCAGGGCCACCACGCTGGCGTCGTTCTCCGCCGGGGACTCCCCCGACCCGTCGTCGCCGAGGGGCACCGCCGCCACCTCGGCGGGACCGAGCGTGCGCCAGCTCACCTCCCCCACCTGCCAGGTCGACCCCGGCACCGCCACCCGCGCGGAGAGGCCGGCGGCGGCGAGCTGCTCCTGCACCTGCCGGTGCTGCTGGAGCGGCTGGGCCAGAGGGGAGACCAGCACCGCACCCACCCGGCGTCCACCGAGCACCCCGGGGAGGCCGTCGACGTGGTCGGCGTGGAAGTGGGAGAGGACCAGGAGCGGCACCTCGACCACCCCGAGCCGGCTCAGGCACCGGTCGACCGCCACCGGGTCCGGCCCGGCGTCCACCACCACGGCGGCACGCACCCCGGCGCGCAGCAGCACGGCGTCGCCCTGCCCGACGTCGCAGGCGACCAGGAACCACCGCTCGGGCGGCCAGCCGGGCTGGACCGGGCTGCGGAGCAGGGCCAGCACCATCAGCACCGCCAGCAGCAGGCAGGCCCACCACCGGCGCAGCAGCACCGGCACCACCGCCGCGACCAGGACGCAGCCGGCCACCAGCACCGCGACCGACCAGGGCGTCACCGGCCACACCCACAGCGCGCCGGGCAGCGAGGCACCGACGTCGGCCACCACCAGGATCCCCTGGGCGCTGAGGGCCGCTCCCAGGGCGACGAACTCCGCCAGCGGTGCCCACAGCAGCGAGGCCCCGGCGGCGGCGAACCCCAGCACGGTGGCCGGCCCGACGAAGGGGGCGGCGGCCATGTTGGCCACCAGTCCGGCGGCGCTGACCTGGCCGGAGATGGCGGTGGCCACGGGCTGGGTGGCCAGCTGGGCCGCGAGCGGGACCGCCACCGACTCCGCCACCCAGCGCGGAAGCCACCCGGACAGCTCGGCGGCCCACCGCCCCGCCCACCACACGATCCCCGCCGAGGCCAGCACCGACAGCGCCATCCCGGCCGAGCGGGACAGCCAGGGGTCGAGCAGCAGCAGCACGGTGACCGCGACGCAGAGGTGCCGCAGCCCCCGCCGCTCCCCGCGTCCGCCCAGCCCCAGGGCGGCCAGGGCCACCAGACCCATGGCCGCAGCGCGGAGCACGCTGGGCTCGGTGCGGCAGAGGGCGACGAAGACTCCGACCCCGAGCAGTCCCAGCAGCCGCAGCCACCAGCCGCGCACGCCGACCGCGCGGGCCAGACCCAGCAGGAAGACCAGCAGCAGGGTCAGGTTGGCCCCCGAGACCGCGGTCAGGTGCACCAGACCGGTGGCGGCGAACCGCTGCTCGAGCTCCTCGGTCATGGCCGAGGTGTCGCCCAGCACCAGCGCCGGGACCAGGGCGCGCTGCTCCTCCGTCCGTGGTCCCACCGCGTCCCGCAGCCCCGCCCGCACGCGCTCGACCAGCAGCAGGCCCGGTCCCGGTGGGGCGACCAGCTCGGGCGCACCCCGGATCCGCACCACCGCCGCCACGTCGGATCCCCGGTCCGGGCCGGCCAGCCGCGCCTCGGCCCGCACCCTGGACCCCGCGACCAGCCCGCGCCAGGCCTCGATCCGCTCCCCGGTCACCAGGACCACCACCGGCGCCCGCAGCCTGTGGTCCTGACCCCGGCCCTGCACCCGGCGGAGCTCACCGCGCACCCAACCGACGTCCCCGCCCGGGCCGGTGGAGACCTGGAGGTCGGTGCCCGTCACCACCTCCACCTCGACCATGGCCTCGTCCGCGGCCAAGGCGGGCAGCGGCCCCGAGCGCAGCGCCTGGACGCGCAGCACCCCGACCGCGGAGCCGGCCACCAGCAGCAGGGCCACCGCGCCCAGCAGCGCGGAGCGGCGGCGCGCCGCCAGCCCCGTGGTGACCAGCCCGACCAGCACCACCGCGCCCACCAGGAGACCCTGCTCCGCGGTGGCCACCCAGGTGGTGAGCCACGTCACGGCGGCGGGGACCAGCATCCGCAGGTCGTGCGGGGCGACCGGTGGTGCGGGCGGGAGGGTCTCCTCGGTCGCGGGGTGCACCTCCGCACCGTCGCGCTCCCGGGCCCGGTCGGTCGCACCGCCCGGTGGGCTGTGGACGGCCGGGCGGGGTGGGCCGGGGCTGTGGACGAGGTGG
The sequence above is a segment of the Auraticoccus monumenti genome. Coding sequences within it:
- a CDS encoding ComEC/Rec2 family competence protein: MHPATEETLPPAPPVAPHDLRMLVPAAVTWLTTWVATAEQGLLVGAVVLVGLVTTGLAARRRSALLGAVALLLVAGSAVGVLRVQALRSGPLPALAADEAMVEVEVVTGTDLQVSTGPGGDVGWVRGELRRVQGRGQDHRLRAPVVVLVTGERIEAWRGLVAGSRVRAEARLAGPDRGSDVAAVVRIRGAPELVAPPGPGLLLVERVRAGLRDAVGPRTEEQRALVPALVLGDTSAMTEELEQRFAATGLVHLTAVSGANLTLLLVFLLGLARAVGVRGWWLRLLGLLGVGVFVALCRTEPSVLRAAAMGLVALAALGLGGRGERRGLRHLCVAVTVLLLLDPWLSRSAGMALSVLASAGIVWWAGRWAAELSGWLPRWVAESVAVPLAAQLATQPVATAISGQVSAAGLVANMAAAPFVGPATVLGFAAAGASLLWAPLAEFVALGAALSAQGILVVADVGASLPGALWVWPVTPWSVAVLVAGCVLVAAVVPVLLRRWWACLLLAVLMVLALLRSPVQPGWPPERWFLVACDVGQGDAVLLRAGVRAAVVVDAGPDPVAVDRCLSRLGVVEVPLLVLSHFHADHVDGLPGVLGGRRVGAVLVSPLAQPLQQHRQVQEQLAAAGLSARVAVPGSTWQVGEVSWRTLGPAEVAAVPLGDDGSGESPAENDASVVALATVSGVRVLLTGDIGAEAQQRLVGTAGLEADVLKVPHHGSADQDPGFLRASGAALAVASAGRDNSYGHPAARTLQLLETSGTRVLRTDTSGSVALSGGPDAVRVTTER
- the holA gene encoding DNA polymerase III subunit delta, whose translation is MAVRESVLGRVVLVSGPESLLAERAVNELVNAARGEAPDADLHDVEAPQLNSGQLAEITGGSLFASSSVAVVRDLANLPAELADQVLQLAQAPEPECAVVLVHGGGVKGKGLLDKLKKAGVQVVDCPSLKAWELPQFVTAEVRRARSRIEAPAATLLVEAVGHDLRALAGAVSQLVADADGPEITDALVRRYFGGRAEVTSFAVADAALAGRTDQAMEQLRWALGTGVAHVLVSSALASGLRGLGKLVSLPSTGMRDGDIAREVGVPPWKIKSMRQQLRGWDQPGLARAISIVARADADIKGAANDPDYALESAVLGVTRCRTGR